TTACCATTGTGGGATTAAGCGCTTTTGTTGTTTTTGTTATTCCCTGGGCAGGCGCATTTTCTATTCCTCATGCTACGTTTCCCCAAACTGCCGTTAAGTATTATGAGGTTGAGAACAGTGAGTTTGTTGTAAGGCAGAGGCTTAGGAGAAATCTTTTCGATCTCTCCCACCACTTTACACTGCGAAGATCGATACCATTTCTGCCGCTTGAGAAAAAACTGGACTCCTATAGTTCCCCTGAGGGTTATTTTGATTCAGTGTATAAATTTTTGGGTACTGAAAGTAGTGAAGGGGTTCACATAATTATTGTCGCAGATGAGGATACACTGTGGACTGTGAGAGAGAACCCCACCTATTGAATTTTAACTTACTAATACAAAATGCCTACTCTTGCGGTATACACTGTAGGGAAAGAATTTTCAAAGCTGTCAAATAACAGATTCACTTTTCCTTCAATAAGCATTTGAATGGATGCAGATCTAAACAGTATCACTCCAATTCCAGCACCGGTATTGAAGCCAAAAAGATTGGAATTACTCTCTCTTCCGTACCCAAATCCAAACTCGGCTGCTGCATAAGGTGCAATTTCATCCTGAAAAGGAAAGAGATTTAAACCCAAATTAAGGCTCGCAAGCAAAGAGTTCTGGAAATCCGTTGTAGCATCGGCAGAAACCCGAATCGCGGCATTAGGGTTAACATCCCAAAACCGTGCTACAAAAAATGAGTACGCAAGATCTCTTGAAGTAATATTGCTCATTGAAGCGGGCCCAAAGCCAGCAGCAGAGAACTCAGTTTCTGTTGTTTGTGGCTCCACTTCTTCCTGTACAACATTTTCGGATGTGTCGGGAACAAAGTAAATACCGGTAGTGTCTGTGGCAAATGAACTGAAAGAAATTACACACAGCGAAAGTAGAGTAACTATAAACTTTTGACCTTGTGACATCCATCCCTCCCCAAAAAAGAATTACACTTTAAAAAGAGGGTGTTGCAATCATTATACCAGAAGGGGGGCGATGGTAGAATCTTTTGATTTGATGGGGAAGGGGTTACCGCGCCTTAGAAAAAGGCGCGGGAGGTAAACCGTATTACAGTATTTCAACCAACTCTATGGTAAAGTTGAGGTTTTTGCCTGCAAGGGGGTGATTAGCATCCAGAGTGACACTTGAATCATTGGTGTCAGTTATTTTCATGGTGTACTGACTGCCCTGATTATCCTGTACATTAACATTTTTGCCAACTTCAGGGGTGATTTCCGGAGGAAATTGTTCCTTTCCCACAGACATCACCAATTCATCAAGATGGGGACCATAAGCGTCCTGTGAATCAATTTGAACGTTTTTTTTATCCCCAATCTGCATGCCTTCGACCGCCTTTTCAAACCCTCCAATCACCTGGTTTTCCCCGAGGGTGAACTCAAGTGGTTCGCGGTCTGTTGAAGAATCAAAGACTGTTTGGTCTTCCAATCTTCCTGTGTAATGGACTCGAACAGTATTTCCGCTCTGTGCTGAAGCCATACTTTCCTCCTTTAATTCCGTACCGGCCGAACCTGTCTGTGCAGGTGTGGAGGCACTGATTTAAAAAAACAGAACTGATTGCCAGTCTGAGAGTGATTTTATTGAATACTTATTGGGAATACAGATATTGTAAAGAGCTTTTTAATGAGTCCTGCGAAAACGCACAGGAGAAGAAAAGAAAATTGAAGAAATTGTTGAAAGTTCAAGTAACAAAATTCTCTTACTGTTTAAACTTAATATAGCACTTTATCATTTCTGGGTCAAGGTCCTGAGTACAGAATACGTTATTTTAGGAAATTAGAGACTTAAAGAACAGTGTCTGAAAGACCCGTAAAAACCTGATGACTAAGCATTGTATCTTCTTTGAAGATAAATTGCCCGGTAACCTTTTTTCCCTCGAGTACCAGTGGTAGCCAATGGATATCATCTGCCCACATTTTTTCGTAGGGAATAGATTTTAGCTTACACCAAAAAGGGTCTGCTTCAAAGGTATTTTTAGCATTGCCACTGAATGCTGTAGCAACAAACACTGTGCCCATAAGCGAGTAACCATCGGTGAAAATAAACTGCAGATCTGCCATATGCTCAAGGTTTAGAGGTGTTACCCCTGTTTCTTCGATGGTTTCCCGTACCGCAGCATCTATTGCCCGCTCATTCTTTTCGATTCTGCCGCCAGGGGCATTAATTTTTCCCTTCCCAAGCCCCGTTTTTTTATGAATAAGCATCACTTCATCACCACTCATAACAAAACAGAGTACCGCTTTCTCGGTAAAGGACCAGTTGGGCCAGTCGATATCACAGACTGAGCAGTGCGAAACAGGGTGAGATGAAACTTTGGGAGTATTTTGGTTTTTCATACTAGTAATTCCGAAAGAGGATTAGAGTTTATTGTTAAACATCTTTAGATGATATTTCATCTATTGTTCTCTTTTAATTTGCTCAGCTCTTCGTTTAACTGTCCAATGTGAGAGAGCTCTTCCCGTATAAGCTTGTCGATGTGCTCTTTGCCCAGGTCTCCTCTGACCATCTCTTTCATTGAAGAATAATAAACCACCGAATCTTTTTCGAAGCTTATGGCCATGGAGAGTGCCTCGCTGGTGCTGGTGCAAGCAGTGGCTTTTTCTACAATGCTGTTTTCATCGACAAAAACATATTGGCTGGCGGCAGCTTTAAGGTATTGGTGAATGATATTATCCGGATCATACAGATTCTCCTCTTCGTTGTGGTCTTTTACCTGACCTCTCAGCTCTTCAAATGTTTTAACATGTTTGCTCTCCCAATCTGCCAGAGTGGAGAAGAGTTTGGCTATTTGGGGTTCGCTCGTACGCGCTGCTGCTGTTTTATAGAATAGCTGACCGTTTTTTTCAATCTGCACTCCCATAGAAAAAATTTCATCTGCATTGAACACTATACTCATCCGGTTCCTCCGTTTTATGTACCTATTAATTATCAAATTTAAAATAACGAATGTTGCGACACTGGTCAAATACGTTAGTTGAAGAGGTTAGGGGAGTACTAAGTAGGTTGGTGAAGAGGTGGCACTATTGATAAATCAGGTTCTGGTGGTGAGCATTGTTGTGCTTTGTTCCAAAAAAGTAAAAAGGGTTCAAGTCGCTAAAGCTCAGGAATGAGAGTGTGCCTCAGTTATCGTTCACCGCAATCAACTCCCTGTAGCCGGTGAGTTTTTGCATAGAGAACGTTCTCGGTGTTGGTCAATGGTGCAAACGGTAACAAAGAGTTGGGAAAAAGAAGTGAAAGAGAGCTTTTTCTAATGATCTGTTCACGAGCAGTTTATTCACGCTGGGATAGTTTGCATCCTGATATCACCGTTTTTTTTATCCGAAACACATTGCAAGTAGTTGATATTACAGGAGAAATAAAGTTTTAACAATTTTTAACAATCTGGTTTGTTTCCAAATGATGCTTTTATTATTAATTTAAATGTGTTGCCATAGTGAGAAGGAATTTTTGTTTACTAAGCTGGTGAACTATTATTACTCTGAAATAAATTACATGCAAATTTTATAACTAAAACGTTGGGTGTTGTAAGTCGATCGTGTGTACTAATAAAATAGGAGAATAAACTATGAACCCAGTTAAAGCGACTGCGTTGCTCTTTCTGTTGTGTGTTATCTTCGCACACTCAAGCGAACTTACCAGTGCACCACAGGTATTACAGCTTCATAATGGCTATTTCGGGGCGGAGATCACCGATACTCCTTTATACCTGATTACAATAGATGATTTCGAGAGTGGTGGTACAACAGGTATTGGTAGAGGATGGATTAGAGTAAATGATGCTTCAGTGGGATTATGCTGGAATACTGTACAACCAGGCAACAGTTCAACAAGCCTTAGTTTTGCAAGCGGTACAAACCCATTGGATCAACACTCTTCTACCCAGGGAGTCTGGTCAAGTTACATAGGATATCAAATTCGAAAAAGCATTAACCACGTCACCGGTATCATAAGTGATGATTATTATCTATACAGCCAAATCAATACAGGTGTTAATCTTTCCGGAACAGAGGGTATTACATTTCAGGCATATTCAGATAGTTCAGCAGAGATACTTGTTCATTTAACACCGGGACATCTGGAAATATTCGCAACTTCAATAGAAGTTGGACCGGAATGGAATACTTATACTATCCCTTATTCCTCCTTTTCACCACACATTGTATTCCCTCCTTCTACTCCCGATGTTGTACCAGAAAACGTTGATGCCTTAACCTTTGAAATTGGCACCTCTACTAATTACGATCAGAACTACACTGTTATCATCGATAATATTTACGCATATTCATCTGTACCAATATACCGTCAAATCACGCTAAATTCCGGTCAAAACGGAACTGTAGAAATTCATCACATTGATGATGCCGGTATCAATGCACTTACCGCCCATGGTAGCATACAAGATACAGGATCCATTGTTTATGATGTAGAAACCAGAACCGATGTCCCGATATCGATAATTCCTGATTCAGGTTTTCAGGTTTTAGATTTTGTGGTAAATGGGATGCACTATGGGGCGGTCACTGAATTCACACTGACAGATATTTCAAATGATTACGACATTGAGGCGTTTTTCATTGAAGATTCTTTAAATATTCATACTATAACCACAAGCACCTCCGGATCTGGCACCATAACTCCACAG
The nucleotide sequence above comes from Chitinispirillales bacterium ANBcel5. Encoded proteins:
- a CDS encoding peptidylprolyl isomerase produces the protein MASAQSGNTVRVHYTGRLEDQTVFDSSTDREPLEFTLGENQVIGGFEKAVEGMQIGDKKNVQIDSQDAYGPHLDELVMSVGKEQFPPEITPEVGKNVNVQDNQGSQYTMKITDTNDSSVTLDANHPLAGKNLNFTIELVEIL
- a CDS encoding 8-oxo-dGTP diphosphatase, which translates into the protein MKNQNTPKVSSHPVSHCSVCDIDWPNWSFTEKAVLCFVMSGDEVMLIHKKTGLGKGKINAPGGRIEKNERAIDAAVRETIEETGVTPLNLEHMADLQFIFTDGYSLMGTVFVATAFSGNAKNTFEADPFWCKLKSIPYEKMWADDIHWLPLVLEGKKVTGQFIFKEDTMLSHQVFTGLSDTVL
- a CDS encoding ferritin family protein translates to MSIVFNADEIFSMGVQIEKNGQLFYKTAAARTSEPQIAKLFSTLADWESKHVKTFEELRGQVKDHNEEENLYDPDNIIHQYLKAAASQYVFVDENSIVEKATACTSTSEALSMAISFEKDSVVYYSSMKEMVRGDLGKEHIDKLIREELSHIGQLNEELSKLKENNR